The sequence ATGTACCTGAGAACAAATAGTTTGCTCAGTGTCACGTACTAAACAAAAGAACACAAAAGAACTTCCCTCACATAGGATCCCTAGGAAAAGCCAAATACACAGGTAAGATgaataaataagtaaataaaagaaGTTACTGAGTGATCAAGAGAAACAGTGGCTTCTAGAAAATCAATAGTCATCTATAATTTCAACAGCTAGATTTACTAGGAAACTGCACaaacaatgacatgctagacctcTTAATGGAAGACCAAGAAGAACATAAAATAGAAACTATTACAACTAAACAGGAATCAGAAAGTTCTATATAATTTCAACATGCTGAAAcccaaatcattttatttattggtAAATACAGTTATTGGACTATCGATACTCAtaaaaatttagatagaaaataaTTTGATTGTATAATTCTTCATTTTTCCTCACAAACGATATAGGACTGGATCAATATGCATATCGTTACCGAAatcaataaaaatactaaaacttataaaaaaaattgttttttgaATGGGAATGATTCTAGAAAGGGTTTATTCTACCGATATGAAAACTATAGATCACGGAGAATGCTACCAGATATGTGACAAATTGCTAAAGTAGGATGACAAATCTGCAAAGCAAGTGTTTTTTGTCTTGAAATCCCTGTTCCTAACAGTTAGCTCGGATGTTTCTCATTTATGTTCAATTTATCTAAGCGCATCTGAAATTAGAACATCTGGCACATGGAGAACAGATCTGCTTCCTATGAAATCATAGTTTCGAGCACTAAGAAGGCACAAGaatccatccaagaaagaggaaacATAACAGATCTTACGCTTTCGTCGCGGCGTAGACACCGTAGAGCGGATCGGACGGGATGACGATGGCCGCCCCCGAGCCGATGTTCACGATGGCGCCCCTCTTCCTCTCCAGCATCCCCGGCAGCACTGCCTGCGTGACCCTCGTCACCGCCTCCACGTTCACCTTGATCAGGCTCCTCAGCAGTTCCTCATCCACCTCGTGGAAGAACCTGGCATAGGGGTACGAGACCCCAGCGTTGTTGACCAAGATCCCGACGTCGAGCCCCTGGACGGCCTTCTGGAGCCGGGCGATGCCCTCGGCGAGGTCACCGGCTAGGTCTACGACGACGGTCTCGACGCTGGCGGCCGGGTGCCGAGCGCGGATGGCGTCGGAGACGTCGCGGAGCTTGTCGGGGTTGCGGCCGACGAGGATGAGGTTGAAGCCCTTGCGAGCGAGCTGGAGGGCGAAGGCCCTGCCGATGCCGTCGGTGGAGCCGGTGACGACGGCCCAAGAGCCGTAGCGGCGAACGTCCTTGCCGGGGCGGAGGAAGGTGACGAAGGCCCAGCGGAGGGCGGCGATGGATGATCTAAGTAAGGCAAGGAGGCCGACGGCGGCAGCGAAGAGGAGCCAGGCGGGGAGGGTTTGGAGCTGGTGGTGGAGGGCGAACGCCGCCATGGCTTCCCAGGCTTTGTGTGTGTGTTCGCGCGCGGGTGTTCGGGTATTTAAACGGGTAGCTGcgcggaggtggaggtggaggtggaggtggaggtggagggagAGAAAGAGCGTTTCGAGGGGCCCACTGGGTCGTTGAAGCGGATGAGCAGCATTAAGCCGCAAAGAGTGACAGTAAGCAGAAAGGCCAACAAGACTTCAATACGTGCTGGTGAGCGGTGGAGACTTGGGTGGCTGTTCGATGGCCGGGAAGATGGGGGCGGTTTTGTAGGTCAACACACTAAATTTGTGATGGAATCATTAGACTTCAATCCCAACAACCCACCAATGTAGCATTAACTACTCAATAATTATTAACTTTTTCAACGTGATTAATTCTTTTGATGAGAACTTCTCCATTGACTTCTACATTGATAGATATGTACCATGGTATTGTCGTTCATCTGAGCTAAAGATTATGttattattatctcaataaataTAATCAAATACATAATCGAAGATCATTGTTATGAGCAAAAAGGCCGAGTTACGACATCTAGCCATGTTTTCATGTTAGGTCAAGTGAAGATTAATTTATTAGACATTGGAAGGAAGACAATTCAATATACCTAACGCTATTAAATTGGGTGGCAAAAAAATCCTTCTAAATACTACTACTGTATGGTCCATGATGGGGTGGGTGCATTTAGTTGTTCCATAACGAAGCATTCACTTcgttaaaatgattaaaaatctTCTTTCACcccaaaaataaacaaaaatagcTATTCgagattttaaaa comes from Musa acuminata AAA Group cultivar baxijiao chromosome BXJ3-3, Cavendish_Baxijiao_AAA, whole genome shotgun sequence and encodes:
- the LOC135634164 gene encoding very-long-chain 3-oxoacyl-CoA reductase 1-like yields the protein MAAFALHHQLQTLPAWLLFAAAVGLLALLRSSIAALRWAFVTFLRPGKDVRRYGSWAVVTGSTDGIGRAFALQLARKGFNLILVGRNPDKLRDVSDAIRARHPAASVETVVVDLAGDLAEGIARLQKAVQGLDVGILVNNAGVSYPYARFFHEVDEELLRSLIKVNVEAVTRVTQAVLPGMLERKRGAIVNIGSGAAIVIPSDPLYGVYAATKAYIDQFSRCLYVEYKGKGIDVQCQVPLYVATKMASIRRSSFFVPSPDTYARAALRCIGYEPRCTPYWPHSLIWCLLSAIPESVIDHWRLGFCMNIRKRGQLKDAKSKEN